A stretch of Lathyrus oleraceus cultivar Zhongwan6 chromosome 6, CAAS_Psat_ZW6_1.0, whole genome shotgun sequence DNA encodes these proteins:
- the LOC127098098 gene encoding uncharacterized protein LOC127098098 has translation MASSSSTKVSMKLLIDTKNQKVLFAEASKSVVDFLFNLLCLPIGTVVKLLSANGMVGSLGNLYQSVENLNQNYMLPDQTKDILLNPRAQSSSTDISGFLTQNDANSDDDQGPKLYMCQNKCNFQVTYDNQLRCPCRPGYGYCSCTMNNEVRYVGNKNVAEKKVSTNIKSGFVKDVVTFMVMDDLVIEPMSTISSITLLNKFNVKEIGTLQEKNVEMGMDEGIKLLKASLQSKMVLTSVFIKKQK, from the exons ATGGCTTCTTCTTCATCTACCAAAGTATCCATGAAGCTTCTCATCGACACAAAGAACCAAAAAGTTCTCTTTGCTGAAGCTTCAAAGTCTGTTGTAGACTTTCTGTTTAACCTTCTTTGCTTGCCTATAGGAACTGTAGTTAAGCTCCTAAGTGCTAATGGCATGGTAGGTAGCTTAGGCAATCTTTATCAGAGTGTCGAAAACCTCAACCAGAATTACATGCTGCCAGACCAAACTAAAGATATTTTGTTGAACCCAAGAGCTCAGAGCTCTTCAACTGATATCTCTGGCTTTCTTACCCAGAATGATGCCAATTCTGATGATGACCAAGGACCCAAGTTATACATGTGCCAAAATAAATGTAATTTTCAGGTGACATATGATAACCAACTTCGTTGTCCTTGCCGTCCCGGGTATGGTTATTGCAGCTGTACGATGAACAATGAAGTGCGATATGTTGGAAATAAGAATGTTGCTGAAAAGAAAGTTTCTACAAATATTAAGAGTGGTTTTGTGAAGGATGTTGTAACATTTATGGTGATGGATGATTTGGTGATTGAGCCAATGTCAACAATATCTAGCATCACACTTTTGAACAAGTTCAATGTCAAAGAAATTGGTACCTTGCAAGAAAAGAACGTAGAAATGGGAATGGATGAG GGAATCAAGTTGCTTAAGGCGTCTCTACAATCAAAGATGGTGTTGACAAGTGTTTTTATCAAGAAGCAAAAGTGA